From Deltaproteobacteria bacterium, the proteins below share one genomic window:
- the hemB gene encoding porphobilinogen synthase: MAFPADRPRRLRRTETLRNLVRETRLVPSDFMLPLFAVSGRGVRKPIASMPGVAQLSVDNVVEEARGAYNAGVRSLILFGIPDRKDAEGSSAWDPNGPVCTGFKALKSALPDMVLVADVCMCEYTDHGHCGPLERDARGHVAVANDRTLPLLARAAVAYAQAGADVVAPSDMMDGRVAAIRKALDENGLSETPIMSYAVKYASGFYGPFREAAQSAPKEGDRRGYQMDPANVREARREALLDVAEGADIVMVKPALAYLDVIAEVKRTTNLPIAAYNVSGEYSMLKAAAQAGWIDEKRVCLEILTGIKRAGADIILTYSAAEAARWLQD, encoded by the coding sequence ATGGCCTTTCCCGCCGACCGACCCCGCCGCCTTCGCCGGACCGAGACCTTGCGCAATCTCGTGCGCGAGACGCGCCTCGTCCCCAGCGACTTCATGCTGCCGCTGTTCGCGGTCTCGGGGCGCGGCGTGCGAAAGCCCATCGCCTCGATGCCCGGGGTCGCGCAGCTCTCCGTCGACAATGTGGTGGAGGAGGCGCGGGGCGCCTACAACGCCGGCGTCCGCTCTCTCATCCTCTTTGGCATTCCGGATCGGAAGGACGCCGAAGGATCCAGCGCGTGGGATCCCAACGGCCCGGTCTGCACGGGCTTCAAGGCGCTGAAGAGCGCGCTCCCAGACATGGTCCTCGTGGCCGACGTCTGCATGTGCGAGTACACCGACCACGGACACTGCGGTCCGCTCGAGCGGGACGCGCGCGGACACGTCGCCGTGGCCAACGACCGGACGCTGCCGCTGCTGGCCCGCGCCGCGGTGGCTTATGCGCAGGCCGGCGCCGACGTCGTCGCGCCGAGCGACATGATGGACGGGCGGGTCGCCGCCATCCGCAAAGCTCTCGACGAGAACGGGCTCAGCGAGACGCCGATCATGAGCTACGCGGTGAAGTACGCCAGCGGCTTCTATGGCCCCTTCCGCGAGGCCGCCCAGAGCGCTCCAAAGGAGGGCGATCGCCGCGGATACCAGATGGATCCCGCCAACGTCCGCGAGGCGCGCCGCGAGGCGCTCCTGGACGTCGCCGAAGGGGCAGACATCGTGATGGTGAAGCCGGCCCTGGCATACCTCGACGTGATCGCCGAGGTGAAGCGCACCACCAACCTTCCCATCGCCGCTTACAACGTCTCCGGCGAATACTCGATGCTGAAGGCCGCGGCGCAAGCCGGCTGGATCGACGAGAAGCGCGTCTGCCTCGAGATCCTGACGGGCATCAAGCGCGCCGGGGCGGACATCATCCTCACGTACTCCGCCGCCGAAGCGGCGCGATGGCTGCAGGATTGA
- a CDS encoding RDD family protein: protein MAAGLMDPAEPPGQRPSYPPADFRRRVFARAIDLLVALAPLLLVARGHPLATALLCAGLLLFADSLFGPGRSLGKRLAGLRVVVLATRRPAGVRESVLRNGVFMLAAAPMLAGAPPQLSGAALACIVVLEAGIALRPLSRDLGQRRLGDFIAGTQVIDARLALGLEARPLAKASAAPVPLASRAARQKDSTACASP from the coding sequence ATGGCTGCAGGATTGATGGACCCGGCTGAGCCTCCGGGTCAGCGCCCGTCGTATCCGCCGGCGGACTTCCGGCGCCGCGTCTTCGCCCGGGCGATCGACCTGTTGGTCGCGCTCGCGCCGCTCCTGCTCGTCGCGCGTGGGCATCCGCTGGCCACCGCTCTGCTCTGCGCGGGACTGCTGCTCTTCGCCGACTCGCTGTTCGGTCCTGGTCGGTCGCTGGGAAAGCGCCTCGCGGGGCTGCGCGTCGTCGTCCTCGCCACGCGGCGGCCGGCCGGAGTGCGCGAGTCCGTCCTGCGCAACGGCGTGTTCATGCTGGCGGCGGCGCCGATGCTCGCCGGCGCTCCCCCGCAGCTCTCCGGCGCCGCGCTCGCCTGCATCGTCGTGCTCGAGGCCGGCATCGCCCTGCGCCCGCTGAGCCGCGACCTTGGACAGCGCCGCCTCGGCGACTTCATCGCCGGCACCCAGGTGATCGACGCCCGCCTTGCTCTCGGCCTCGAGGCGCGCCCTCTCGCCAAAGCCTCGGCTGCTCCCGTTCCACTCGCCTCCCGGGCAGCCCGGCAGAAGGACTCCACGGCATGCGCATCGCCCTGA
- a CDS encoding ATP-grasp domain-containing protein, whose protein sequence is MRIALTHNLRLTDSEDEAEFDTRETIDALSIALERLGHRVDRIEVSGPASRTAARLEAYAPDLVFNTAEGRRGRFREAFYPALFDELGFPYTGSDAWVLAVTLDKALTKLVLREHGVVSPKGQFVEEISDLKLEGWRFPVIVKPNFEGSSKGITQESVVEDRQRLRALAEKQLARFPAGVLIEEFIPGRDLTVAFLEKCGPDRAGVLSPVEYVIAESELSKRRYRIYDYDLKSVHFDAVDVRCPAEFPPWVLERAQDMARRAYKALGVRDLGRIDFRVAEDGQVYFIEINALPSLEPGAGIYAAAALEGLHTDAVLGKVVESAVARWGLKDPRRSGSRPPRRGPLRVGFTYNVKRVKPALDGTRDEEAEYDAPATIQAVREAIAASGHEVIDLEATADLPSLIETAKPDLVFNMAEGIKGRNRESQVPALLELLDIPYSGSDPAALNIALDKALAKKIVRQHGILTPNFFTMNTGKERLPKDLRFPLIVKPIAEGSSKGVHATSVVENEGELREAAHKMIVKYDQPALVEDYIGGREFTVGMLGERRPKVLPPMEVVFLDESEIRPVYSFEFKQDSSSKIRYDVPAKLEPGQLKALERAARECFIALGCRDVARVDFRMDEQGKVYFLECNPLPGLTPGWSDLVLIAKAAGMEYNALIADILSGAIRRYKERERERRTETRTPEAGKAPNGVNGTHSAPPLASPDESRVIAVPTSGT, encoded by the coding sequence ATGCGCATCGCCCTGACGCACAACCTTCGCCTCACCGATTCCGAAGACGAGGCGGAGTTCGACACCCGCGAGACCATCGACGCCCTCTCCATCGCACTGGAGCGCCTTGGACACCGCGTCGACCGCATCGAGGTGAGCGGACCTGCCAGCCGCACCGCGGCGCGGCTCGAGGCATACGCGCCGGACCTGGTGTTCAACACCGCCGAAGGGCGGAGAGGCCGCTTCCGCGAGGCGTTCTATCCGGCGCTGTTCGACGAGCTGGGATTTCCCTATACGGGATCGGATGCCTGGGTGCTGGCCGTCACGCTGGACAAGGCACTCACCAAGCTGGTGCTGCGCGAGCACGGCGTGGTCTCGCCAAAGGGACAGTTCGTCGAGGAGATCTCCGACCTGAAGCTGGAAGGTTGGCGCTTTCCGGTGATCGTGAAGCCCAACTTCGAAGGCAGCTCCAAGGGCATCACGCAGGAGTCGGTGGTGGAGGATCGCCAGCGGCTCCGCGCGCTCGCCGAGAAGCAGCTGGCCCGGTTTCCCGCCGGCGTGCTGATCGAGGAGTTCATCCCCGGCCGCGACCTGACCGTCGCCTTCCTGGAGAAGTGCGGTCCCGACCGCGCGGGCGTTCTCTCCCCGGTCGAGTACGTGATCGCCGAGTCGGAATTGTCCAAGCGGCGGTACCGGATCTACGACTACGACCTCAAGTCGGTGCACTTCGACGCCGTCGACGTGCGCTGCCCGGCGGAGTTTCCTCCCTGGGTCCTCGAGCGCGCCCAGGACATGGCGCGGCGGGCGTACAAGGCGCTGGGCGTGCGCGATCTCGGCCGCATCGACTTCCGCGTCGCCGAGGACGGGCAGGTGTACTTCATCGAGATCAACGCGCTCCCTTCGCTGGAGCCCGGCGCGGGGATCTACGCCGCCGCCGCGCTCGAGGGGCTGCATACCGATGCGGTGCTCGGCAAAGTAGTGGAGAGCGCCGTCGCCCGATGGGGTCTCAAGGATCCGCGCCGCTCGGGCAGCCGGCCGCCGCGCCGGGGACCGCTCCGCGTCGGTTTCACCTACAACGTCAAGCGCGTGAAGCCGGCACTCGACGGCACCCGCGACGAGGAGGCCGAGTACGACGCCCCCGCCACCATCCAGGCGGTCCGCGAGGCGATCGCGGCCTCGGGGCACGAGGTGATCGACCTGGAGGCGACCGCGGATCTCCCCTCCCTGATCGAGACCGCCAAGCCCGACCTGGTCTTCAACATGGCGGAAGGGATCAAGGGGCGAAACCGCGAGTCGCAGGTGCCGGCGCTGCTCGAGCTGCTCGACATCCCCTACAGCGGATCGGACCCGGCGGCGCTGAACATCGCGCTCGACAAGGCGCTGGCGAAGAAGATCGTCCGGCAGCACGGGATCCTCACCCCGAACTTCTTCACCATGAACACCGGCAAGGAGCGCCTGCCCAAAGACCTCCGGTTTCCGCTGATCGTGAAGCCCATCGCCGAGGGCAGCTCCAAGGGCGTCCACGCGACGAGCGTGGTGGAGAATGAGGGCGAGTTGCGCGAGGCGGCGCACAAGATGATCGTCAAGTACGACCAGCCTGCGCTGGTCGAGGACTACATCGGCGGCCGCGAGTTCACCGTCGGAATGCTGGGCGAGCGCCGTCCCAAGGTGCTGCCTCCGATGGAGGTGGTCTTCCTCGACGAGAGCGAGATCCGCCCGGTGTACTCGTTCGAGTTCAAGCAAGACTCGTCCTCGAAGATCCGCTACGACGTCCCGGCGAAGCTCGAGCCCGGTCAGCTCAAGGCCCTTGAACGCGCGGCCCGCGAGTGCTTCATCGCCCTGGGCTGCCGTGACGTCGCCCGCGTCGACTTCCGCATGGACGAGCAGGGAAAGGTCTACTTCCTCGAGTGCAACCCGCTGCCGGGGCTGACTCCGGGGTGGAGCGACCTGGTGCTGATCGCCAAGGCGGCGGGCATGGAATACAACGCGCTGATCGCCGACATCCTCTCCGGCGCCATCCGCCGCTACAAGGAGCGCGAACGGGAGCGCAGGACCGAGACCCGTACGCCGGAGGCCGGCAAGGCGCCGAACGGCGTCAACGGGACGCACTCGGCCCCTCCGCTGGCGAGCCCGGACGAGTCGCGAGTCATCGCGGTGCCGACATCCGGGACGTAA